From the genome of Ananas comosus cultivar F153 linkage group 16, ASM154086v1, whole genome shotgun sequence, one region includes:
- the LOC109722477 gene encoding tryptophan--tRNA ligase, chloroplastic/mitochondrial isoform X1 translates to MMSRSLLSHFLVLSNASSPRLHASTSFRSRNLGGIESISPLRCNCSVSAPESEVSEPSSTPITKKRVVSGVQPTGSVHLGNYLGAIRNWVSLQNTYETFFFIVDLHAITLPYDAPQLSKATRSTAALYLACGVDTSKASVFVQSHVRAHVELMWLLSSATPLGWLNKMIQFKEKSRKAGDENVGVALLTYPVLMASDILLYQSDLVPVGEDQKQHLELTRELAERVNYLYGGRKWKKMGGKGGALFKVPEALIPPTGARVMSLTDGLSKMSKSAPSDQSRINLLDPKDVIANKIKRCKTDSFPGLELDNPGRPECNNLLSIYQLVTGKTKERFFVQEVALECQDMNWGTFKTVLTDALIEHLHPIQVRYDEITSDPVYLDNVLSEGARKAADIADTTLRNVYQAMGFLRR, encoded by the exons ATGATGAGTCGTTCGCTTCTCTCCCACTTCCTCGTCCTCTCCAACGCCTCCTCCCCTCGCCTCCACGCTTCGACCTC ATTTCGAAGTCGCAATCTCGGAGGAATCGAATCCATTTCCCCGCTCCGATGCAACTGTTCCGTTTCGGCCCCCGAATCGGAGGTTTCCGAGCCCTCATCCACTCCGATCACGAA GAAAAGGGTCGTCTCCGGAGTTCAACCGACAGGATCGGTGCACCTTGGAAATTACCTTGGTGCCATTAGGAATTGGGTTTCGCTTCAG AACACGTACGAGACATTTTTCTTCATTGTAGATTTACATGCG ATCACTTTACCATATGATGCACCACAGCTATCTAAAGCAACAAGAAGCACCGCTGCACTATATCTTGCTTGTGGTGTTGACACTTCGAAG GCTTCGGTTTTCGTGCAATCCCACGTTCGTGCCCATGTGGAGCTGATGTGGCTGCTAAGCTCAGCTACCCCTCTTGGTTGGTTGAACAAAATGATTCAGTTCAAAGAGAAATCTCGCAAGGCG GGTGATGAAAATGTTGGAGTGGCACTTCTGACTTATCCTGTTCTCATGGCCTCTGACATCCTTCTATATCAg TCCGATTTGGTTCCTGTTGGCGAAGATCAGAAACAACATCTGGAATTAACTCGTGAACTGGCTGAACGAGTGAATTATCTCTACGGTGGAAGGAAGTGGAAGAAAATGGGAGG GAAAGGCGGTGCGCTCTTCAAG GTTCCCGAAGCTCTTATTCCACCTACTGGCGCTCGAGTTATGTCCCTGACTGATGGTCTCTCTAAG ATGTCCAAATCTGCTCCATCAGATCAGTCACGGATTAATCTCCTTGACCCAAAAGAT GTGATTGCAAACAAGATCAAACGCTGCAAAACTGACTCGTTTCCAGG CTTGGAATTAGACAATCCAGGGAGACCTGAATGCAACAACCTTCTTTCAATATACCAGCTTGTTACTGGAAAGACAAAGGAG CGGTTCTTTGTCCAGGAAGTTGCTCTTGAGTGTCAAGATATGAACTGGGGAACATTCAAAACAGTCCTTACAGATGCCCTGATTGAGCATTTGCATCCAATTCAG GTCCGCTATGACGAGATCACCTCTGATCCTGTTTACTTGGATAATGTTCTGTCAGAAGGCGCTAGAAAAGCAGCTGACATAGCCGACACCACTCTTCGCAATGTCTACCAGGCAATGGGGTTCTTGCGGAGATAG
- the LOC109722477 gene encoding tryptophan--tRNA ligase, chloroplastic/mitochondrial isoform X3: protein MMSRSLLSHFLVLSNASSPRLHASTSSVTGKKEPYFNSHRFRSRNLGGIESISPLRCNCSVSAPESEVSEPSSTPITKKRVVSGVQPTGSVHLGNYLGAIRNWVSLQNTYETFFFIVDLHAITLPYDAPQLSKATRSTAALYLACGVDTSKASVFVQSHVRAHVELMWLLSSATPLGWLNKMIQFKEKSRKAGDENVGVALLTYPVLMASDILLYQSDLVPVGEDQKQHLELTRELAERVNYLYGGRKWKKMGGKGGALFKVPEALIPPTGARVMSLTDGLSKMSKSAPSDQSRINLLDPKDVIANKIKRCKTDSFPGLELDNPGRPECNNLLSIYQLVTGKTKEEVALECQDMNWGTFKTVLTDALIEHLHPIQVRYDEITSDPVYLDNVLSEGARKAADIADTTLRNVYQAMGFLRR from the exons ATGATGAGTCGTTCGCTTCTCTCCCACTTCCTCGTCCTCTCCAACGCCTCCTCCCCTCGCCTCCACGCTTCGACCTCGTCCGTAACGGGAAAAAAAGAACCCTA TTTTAATTCACACAGATTTCGAAGTCGCAATCTCGGAGGAATCGAATCCATTTCCCCGCTCCGATGCAACTGTTCCGTTTCGGCCCCCGAATCGGAGGTTTCCGAGCCCTCATCCACTCCGATCACGAA GAAAAGGGTCGTCTCCGGAGTTCAACCGACAGGATCGGTGCACCTTGGAAATTACCTTGGTGCCATTAGGAATTGGGTTTCGCTTCAG AACACGTACGAGACATTTTTCTTCATTGTAGATTTACATGCG ATCACTTTACCATATGATGCACCACAGCTATCTAAAGCAACAAGAAGCACCGCTGCACTATATCTTGCTTGTGGTGTTGACACTTCGAAG GCTTCGGTTTTCGTGCAATCCCACGTTCGTGCCCATGTGGAGCTGATGTGGCTGCTAAGCTCAGCTACCCCTCTTGGTTGGTTGAACAAAATGATTCAGTTCAAAGAGAAATCTCGCAAGGCG GGTGATGAAAATGTTGGAGTGGCACTTCTGACTTATCCTGTTCTCATGGCCTCTGACATCCTTCTATATCAg TCCGATTTGGTTCCTGTTGGCGAAGATCAGAAACAACATCTGGAATTAACTCGTGAACTGGCTGAACGAGTGAATTATCTCTACGGTGGAAGGAAGTGGAAGAAAATGGGAGG GAAAGGCGGTGCGCTCTTCAAG GTTCCCGAAGCTCTTATTCCACCTACTGGCGCTCGAGTTATGTCCCTGACTGATGGTCTCTCTAAG ATGTCCAAATCTGCTCCATCAGATCAGTCACGGATTAATCTCCTTGACCCAAAAGAT GTGATTGCAAACAAGATCAAACGCTGCAAAACTGACTCGTTTCCAGG CTTGGAATTAGACAATCCAGGGAGACCTGAATGCAACAACCTTCTTTCAATATACCAGCTTGTTACTGGAAAGACAAAGGAG GAAGTTGCTCTTGAGTGTCAAGATATGAACTGGGGAACATTCAAAACAGTCCTTACAGATGCCCTGATTGAGCATTTGCATCCAATTCAG GTCCGCTATGACGAGATCACCTCTGATCCTGTTTACTTGGATAATGTTCTGTCAGAAGGCGCTAGAAAAGCAGCTGACATAGCCGACACCACTCTTCGCAATGTCTACCAGGCAATGGGGTTCTTGCGGAGATAG
- the LOC109722477 gene encoding tryptophan--tRNA ligase, chloroplastic/mitochondrial isoform X2, whose product MMSRSLLSHFLVLSNASSPRLHASTSFRSRNLGGIESISPLRCNCSVSAPESEVSEPSSTPITKKRVVSGVQPTGSVHLGNYLGAIRNWVSLQNTYETFFFIVDLHAITLPYDAPQLSKATRSTAALYLACGVDTSKASVFVQSHVRAHVELMWLLSSATPLGWLNKMIQFKEKSRKAGDENVGVALLTYPVLMASDILLYQSDLVPVGEDQKQHLELTRELAERVNYLYGGRKWKKMGGKGGALFKVPEALIPPTGARVMSLTDGLSKMSKSAPSDQSRINLLDPKDVIANKIKRCKTDSFPGLELDNPGRPECNNLLSIYQLVTGKTKEEVALECQDMNWGTFKTVLTDALIEHLHPIQVRYDEITSDPVYLDNVLSEGARKAADIADTTLRNVYQAMGFLRR is encoded by the exons ATGATGAGTCGTTCGCTTCTCTCCCACTTCCTCGTCCTCTCCAACGCCTCCTCCCCTCGCCTCCACGCTTCGACCTC ATTTCGAAGTCGCAATCTCGGAGGAATCGAATCCATTTCCCCGCTCCGATGCAACTGTTCCGTTTCGGCCCCCGAATCGGAGGTTTCCGAGCCCTCATCCACTCCGATCACGAA GAAAAGGGTCGTCTCCGGAGTTCAACCGACAGGATCGGTGCACCTTGGAAATTACCTTGGTGCCATTAGGAATTGGGTTTCGCTTCAG AACACGTACGAGACATTTTTCTTCATTGTAGATTTACATGCG ATCACTTTACCATATGATGCACCACAGCTATCTAAAGCAACAAGAAGCACCGCTGCACTATATCTTGCTTGTGGTGTTGACACTTCGAAG GCTTCGGTTTTCGTGCAATCCCACGTTCGTGCCCATGTGGAGCTGATGTGGCTGCTAAGCTCAGCTACCCCTCTTGGTTGGTTGAACAAAATGATTCAGTTCAAAGAGAAATCTCGCAAGGCG GGTGATGAAAATGTTGGAGTGGCACTTCTGACTTATCCTGTTCTCATGGCCTCTGACATCCTTCTATATCAg TCCGATTTGGTTCCTGTTGGCGAAGATCAGAAACAACATCTGGAATTAACTCGTGAACTGGCTGAACGAGTGAATTATCTCTACGGTGGAAGGAAGTGGAAGAAAATGGGAGG GAAAGGCGGTGCGCTCTTCAAG GTTCCCGAAGCTCTTATTCCACCTACTGGCGCTCGAGTTATGTCCCTGACTGATGGTCTCTCTAAG ATGTCCAAATCTGCTCCATCAGATCAGTCACGGATTAATCTCCTTGACCCAAAAGAT GTGATTGCAAACAAGATCAAACGCTGCAAAACTGACTCGTTTCCAGG CTTGGAATTAGACAATCCAGGGAGACCTGAATGCAACAACCTTCTTTCAATATACCAGCTTGTTACTGGAAAGACAAAGGAG GAAGTTGCTCTTGAGTGTCAAGATATGAACTGGGGAACATTCAAAACAGTCCTTACAGATGCCCTGATTGAGCATTTGCATCCAATTCAG GTCCGCTATGACGAGATCACCTCTGATCCTGTTTACTTGGATAATGTTCTGTCAGAAGGCGCTAGAAAAGCAGCTGACATAGCCGACACCACTCTTCGCAATGTCTACCAGGCAATGGGGTTCTTGCGGAGATAG